In the genome of Luteitalea pratensis, the window TTCGTGTTGATGTTGGTCGACGAGCCCGATCCGAGAGCCGGCCGACGCGAGCTGACATGGGATCGACACGACGCCACTGGAGAGCGTCGCCCGCCGGGCTATTTCATTTGGCGCGTCACGGTGGACGGCGTGTCAGAGAGCCGTCTCGTACGGTTGCAGTGAGATCGCCGGCATCGAGGCGTCGATCGTCGTGAAGGGCCGAGCACCCCAGCCAGAGATCCGAGGCTCCCATGCGAAGCAAGTCAGCAATGGTGGATGGTTTTCAAGTCTTTGCCGTGACCGGCGTCAACACGATTTCGTTCGCGATCGCCGCCGACGCGCCGGCGCGCGCGGGCCTGCTCGGGTTTGCGGTCGAGCGCGCGGATCCAACCGAGAACGAGCGGTTCTTCATGTTCGGGTTCAAGGTCTTCAAGTCGCTCGTGCCCCAGCCTGACGAGACCTTGAAGGTGAGCACATTCCAGCACCCGGTGCAGAGTCTCGTGTGGGACGATTTCACCGCGAAGCCGGATCGCGACTACACGTATACGTTTTATCCATTGCGGGGCAAGCCGAAGAACATCGACCGCAGCGCGACGCCAATTTCCATCACGGTGCATACCGAGCCGCTTTTCAGCACGAACGAGCACGACATCTTCTTCAATCGCGGCGTGGCGAGCAGCCAGGCCTATGTCCGGCAGTTCGGCAACAAGAAGCCGGATGACCCGACCTTGAGCAGGGAGGAACAGGAGCGGGCCTTCCAATGGCTCACGCGCGAGCTCGACGAAGCGATTCTCAGGTTCATCCGCGCCGCGCAGGCTGGCGACGCGTTGCGCTGCTGCTTCTACGAGTTCCGGTATCTGCCGGTCGCGCAAGAGCTCAAGAAGGCGATCGACCGGGGCGTCGACGTGCAGATCATCTGTGACGGCAAGGACAACGGCCTGCCGGCCAGGGACGGGAACCCGGCTGTCGCGCCGTTTCCGCGGCAGGACAATCTCGCGACGATCAAGAAAGCAGAGCTGCCCAAGACGAGCATCGTGCTGCGCGAGGCGAGGCCAAATGTCATCTCGCACAACAAGTTCATGGTGCTCGTGAAAGGCCCCGGCTCGACGGCCACCGAGGTGTGGACGGGCTCCACGAACCTCTCGCTGGGGGGCATTTCGGGTCAGACCAACGTCGGCCACTGGATCCGGAACCAGGACGTCGCCAGGCAGTACCTGGCGTACTGGGATGTCATGAGCGAGGATCTCGGCGCACCGAAAGGCGTAAGTGGGGCGTCGGCGGCCGGCAAGGCGAAGAATGCCGAGCTCCTGGATCGGGTCGAAGGACTGGCGCCCGTGCCGACGTCGCTCGCCGGTATTCCCAGCGGCGTCACGCCGGTGTTCAGTCCACGCCGCGGCAGCGCCGTGCTGAAGAACTACATCGAGCTCGTCGACGCCGCCGAGAGGTTCTCGGCCGTCACGCTCGCGTTCGGTGTGAACAGGAAGTTCAAGGACGCCCTGAAAGACAACACCATCAAGAGCCCGCTCCTCTTCCTGCTGCTCGAGAAGGAGGACGTGCCGAATCCGCAGAGCACGTCAGAATTCGTGCGCCTCAAGGCCGCGAACAACATCTATCAGGCCTTCGGGGCCTTCATCAGGAATCCTGTGTACCAATGGGCGCGGGAAACCAACGCGCGTGCCCTGAGCTTGAACTCGCACGTGGTCTACATCCACTCGAAATTCCTGCTCCGCGATCCGCTTGGCGCGGATCCGATTGTCGTCACGGGTTCGGCGAACTTCAGCGATGCGTCCACGAACGACAACGACGAGAACATGATCCTGATCCGCGGTGATCTGCGCGTGGCCGACATCTACTTCACCGAGTTCAACCGGCTGTTCAATCACTACTACTTCCGAGCCGTGATGGAGCTCGTGCTGCGCAACCGCCCCAACGCCAATCAGGACGCGAGCCTCTTCCTGGCTGAGGACGACAGCTGGACGCAGAAGTACAAGCCCGGCACGCTCCGCAGCAAACGCGTCGAGGTGTTCACACACATGGCGATTCCAGGGGTCTAGCCGGCGATTGGTCGTCCCTGGAAGCACCGATGGGCCAGGGACGGGTGGGCGCTCGCCGATCATCACTGATATGTTGGCGTGCAGCCGGTCGAAATCCATCGACCGACCCAGTCTGGAGGAGGGCGGAATGTCAGTCGCCAAGGTGTCGGAAATCAGCGCCACGTCATTGAAGAGCTTCGAAGACGCGATTCAGCTGGGAATTGCCCGGGCATCGAAAACGCTACGCAATGTCCGAGGTGCCTGGATCAAGGAGCAGCACGTGCGCTGTGACAGCGGCAAGGTCGTGGAATACCAGGTCAACATGATGGTCACCTTCGTTCTCGACGACTAACGTCATACCGCCATTACGGCTGTGCCACCGGCTGGCCGACCCTTGGCCAGCCGTCGCCGGTCCACGTAAGCGGGCGCACCTGCAGGATCCGCTGGGCCTCCAGGTTCTGCATGTCGTAGGTGTGGTGGACCATGTACTGGAGTGCACCGCTGGTGACGACGCCGTTGTGTCCGGGCCCGCGCCAGCGCTCGTCGCTCTGGAGCACCAGCGTGCCGCCTCCCTCGAGCATGGGCTTGCCCGCAGCATCGACGTACGGCCCGGTCGCCGTGCGGCTGCGGCCCACCGTGACTTTGTACGTGCTCTTGGCGCCATCGCAGCAGCCATCCCACGACACGAACAGGTAGTAGTAGCCGCCGTGAAAGATCACGAAGGGGGCCTCGATCGCGTGAGACTTCGTATCGGGACGGGCGGCGACGGGCTGGACCTTGGCACCAGGCCTGGGCTTGCCTGTCGCGGGATCGACCTCCACCATCTTGAGTCCCGACCAATGCGATCCCCAGAACAGCAGCCATCGGTCCTGTTCGTCGACCAGGAGCGCGGGATCGATGGCGTTGAAGTCCGAGGTGTCCGCGGACGACTCGAGCACCTTGCCGCGGTCCTGCCACTTGTAGTCGGGACTCGCGGAGTCGAGCGTCCGGTTCACGGCCAAACCGATCACCGACCGCTGACTGCCGAATGTCGAGACGCTGTAATACAGGTAGTACAGGCCATCGTGGTAGCTGAGGTCGGGAGCCCAGATACCCTGCGTGCCCGGTACCTCACGTTGTGCCCAATCGGGGACGGCTTGCTCGAATACGCGGCCGGCGGGTTCCCATCGCACGAGATCGGTGCTCCTGAGCAACTGCACGCCACGGCCCGTGGCGGCGACGTAGTAGACGGTCTCCCCTGCCTGGTTCTTCGTGGCGACCGCCGTCGGATCGGGCGCGCCGGTGAGCAGGCCTTCACGCGGCTGGGCCAAGGCAATGGCGGGGACGCAAAGAAGCAGCGATAGCGCCGAGAAGCACTGCGGCAGGTGAGTCATGAGCGCGCTCACACTACACGATCTCAGGCGGATCCTTGGCGGCTCGACTCGCGGAACAACCACGCACGCGGCCCCAACTGTGCGGTCACTGCGAGCGCCCGGCCGCAACGCCGACGCTGGCCGCGTGCAGTCGTGCCCAGCGTGTGCTGGCGCGCTCTCCACTTCGCGCGGGCGCCAGACGCCTTGCGGGCGGGCGGTGAGTGAACGACGCGACCTCGTCCAACGCACCGGTGACAGCCCGCGGACGCAACGTTGGAGTGTCGACGCCGATCGCTGAGTGGACCGAACTGTCCGTTCTGAACGAACAGGACGTTTTGGATGTGGCGCGCACCGCAAGCACCAGCGGAGGCTGCGTGGAGAATGGATGCCTGCTGTCAAATCGTTCGCCGTTCTGGACGCCGTCTACAAGGCCACCCTCAAGATCGGGCGGGAAGCTCCGACGACGCCGTTCATGCACATGACCCCGGTATTCCGGTCGTTTCCGCAGGGCCATTTCGTCGTGGACACCCATCGGCATGTTTTCCGACGCGACCATGCCGACCGCGCACTGGTGATCCCGCGCAAGTCCAGTGATGACAACCGTTGGACTGGGAACGCGCAGCCGTCCGTCCCCGCAGGACGAGGCGGCCTCTATTGTTCGGTGCAGGGTCAGGCGACCATTAATGAGGCTGCGTACTACTTTCAACGCCAGCGCCACACGCGGGCAGTCGCCGCCGGGAATCCCACACCGGCGCCAGTCGCAAGGACTGCGGTGTTGACCGGCAAATGCGTCGTTCGAATCCGGCTCCTTGGCCACTGGCTGGCGGCCGATCTCTCACCCCGGCACAACCCTGGAGCCATCGGGTTTCTCGGTCGCATCGAGAAAGATCCGAACGTCAAGGCGGCATTTCGGAGCGCCGGATACGCGAGCCGCACCGTCGTCGATCTCATCAATGATTCTGACGATTGTTCGGTTGCCCGCGGCATCGGACTCGCTCTCGATGAGACCGGCCATCAGGCATTGATGGTGGAGACAGCCCGGCAGTCCGAGCGGTCCCCGATCGAGCGCGGCGACAACTTGATCTTCTTTGGCGCCCTCGAAGAGAAGATCCGCAACCTCTCGATTGACGAGGCATACATTTTCCCCGTCGTGGGCGAACCGGAACGATATCCCGTGTCGTTCTGAGACGAAGTCGGGCGCGTCTGTGGGCGTCCAGCGCGACACGATCCATCAAGGGAGCTGCGACGGAGACCAGCTGATCGGCGGCTACTTCGACGAGCACCCGTGGGGCACGTTCGACGCGCCCGTCATCGTCGAAGACCCGGCGTTCCCCGGCGTGAAGCAATGGCCATCGGCGTTCACGATCAGCGACGAGATCTATCAGATCAAGAATTTCTCGAGAACGACGACGCGTGTCCTGGTGCGCCTCGATCCGTCGAAGCTGGACCTCAACAACCCGCGCGTGTATCGCACGGACGCCGACTTCGCGGTCACGTGGGCCAGGATGTACGGCCAGGGACGCGTGTTCTACTCCACGCTCGGCCACGTCGAAGCCAACTGGGACAGACCCGAGATGCAGACGATGATTGCCGAAGCGATCATGCGCCGAGCTTCCCTGAGTGTGGGCGCGAGAATGAACTTCTCGGCGACGGCTCCGCCTACTCCATAGGCTAATCTACAAGAGAGGGCATCGTGAGCGTCCAGAGCGATCACGGCGACCTGCCGACGGAGGACAATGATGACCATCGTCGGCGCCGACCGAACAAAGAGAATGACGCCCCTGGTCGCTCTCGGGTTGCTCGTCGCCGGCTCCACGTTGGGCGCACAGAATCAGCCTCTGCCCAATCAGGAATCCTTCCTCATTGAAACGCGCAGACACCTCCAGAGCGACAGCACGCGTCAGAGCAACTATGTGTACGTGGAGACGCGACGTGCGCTGAAGCTCGACAAGGGCGGGCGTACCCGCGAGGAATCGGTCAAGGTTGTCGAGAGCTATCCCGGCCTTCCCGGCGAGGAGCGCTGGGAGCGGCTCATCGCCGAGGATGGCCGGCCGGTGCCACCGGAAGAATTGGCCAGGGAGGATCGGGAGCGCCAGCAGAAGGCCAACGAGATGGTCCAGCGGCTGGCCCGGGACTCATCGAAAGAGCTGGCGCGGCAAGAGCGTGCGCTTGAGAAGGCTCGTCGTGAGCGCGACGAGGCGGTAGGCGACATCGACAACGTCTTCGAGGTCCGGATGATCGGACGCGAGCGGGGTCGAAGAGCACGACACGATCGCATTCTTACTGACGCCCAGGCGAGATACGAAACCAAAGACCCGCGCGGGCGAACAGATGCGGCACTTCAGCGTGCGCGCCTGGGTCAGCGAGAACGATCACGAGTTGGTGAAACTGGAGGCCGAGGCGATCGACAACCTGAGGCTGGGCCTGGGTGGGCTGGCCAGGCTGCACAAGGGTGCCCGACTGTCGTTCCTGCGCCGAAAGGTCAATGGCGAGCTCTGGCTGCCTGCCGTTGTCAGTTATAACGGCAGCGCACGGGTGGGCCTGCTCGTCACGCTGCGGCGCGGCGGCACCTCAGAGTTTTCCGGCTATCGCAAGTACTCGGTCGATACATCCGAGGGTGTCAGCCGGCCGAAGTAGCCAATCGCGACCACGCGTTGGTCGACGAGGCGCCGGTGAGGACACTCCTACGTTGCGCGCTCTTTGGCGAGCAGGATGCCCAGCCGATAGGTTCACGTTTCATCGCGCCGTGATGCGGGGAGCACTGTGAGCGACCAGACGGACGTCCTGCAAGGCACTCTCGACCTGTTGATCATGCGAACGATCGCCCTCGAACCCTTGCATGGCTGGGCAATCGCGCAGCGCATCCAGCAGATTTCCGATGACCTGCTGAGGGTCCAACAGGGCTCGCTCTATCCCGCGCTCCACCGGCTCGAACACCAGGGCTGGATCACGGCCGAATGGGGCGCATCGGAGAACAACCGCCGCGCCCGCTTCTACGCGCTGACGAAGGCGGGTCGTAAGCAGCTCGAGGCGAAGTCGCGAAGTGGGAGCGCCTGTCGGCCGGCGTCAACCTCGTCTTGCAACGGACGTAGCCGTGCACGACCGTTCGCCCTCCCTGTCCCAGCCAGGGGTGCTACCGCGCGGCGGCAGCCATCTCCTTCAGGAACTTCAGCGCTGGCCCGCAGTCACCGGCCACGTCAGATGAATTGGCCTCGATGCTGAGGCGCCCTTGGTAGCCAATCTTCAGCAGGTTGTCGAAGAACCGGCGATAGCGGGCCTCACCAGCTTCCTGCCTGGGGAAGCCGCGCGCCGACGGTTCGGCGATCTGCAGGTGCACGATCAGATCCTTCGCGTCGAGGATCGCGTCTGGATCCTCGTTCTCGAACGTCAGGTGATAGAAATCGACGATGATCCGGACCTTCGGGTGATTCACCTCACGCGCCAGGCGGGCGGCTTCGGCAACGGTGTTGACGATGTTGCTCTCGGGCTTGCGGAGCGGCTCGATGCCGATGACCATGCCGTAGCGGCGCGCCTCGATGATGTCACCTGCCGTGCGCAGGAACGCCTTCAGCTGATCCCACGCCCGCTCGCGCGGGAATCCCTCCGGAAACGAGCGGGCGCCCGGGCTACCGAAGACGATGACCTTGACGCCCAGCTGCTCGGCCAGCGCAAGGGAGCGCTCCAGAAAGTCGTTGACGCGCGCCTGATCGGCGGTGGGTCCGGTCAGCTTGATGTCGGCACCGGGCAGGAACCAGTTCATCGTCTCGACGCGGAGCCCGGTTGCTGACAGTCGACGCAACTGCTCTTGCCGGTCCGGGTCGGGCAGGGCAAGCGTTTTCGCGAGTCCGGGCTCGATGTAGTCGTATCCGCACGCGGCAATCGTGGCGGCATCACGCAAGGGCTCGACCTCACCGAACGAGGCCACACCGTACCGCAGCCTTACGCCCTGGGCCTCTGCGCGCCCTGGGGCGACGATCGCGGTCAGCGCGACGAGAGCGCGTAACCAGTTCGCGAGTCTCATTGATGGGCCACTTTGACAGGGACGGTCGAAAAGTCAAACCGGTGCCGGCCGGAAGTGCGTCGGGCGAATGTGTGATACCGCCTCGCGGCAAACGGCGAGCTGGCGCAACCACGTGACGAGTTGGTTCCAGGTGGCAGCTTTCAGGTCCGCCAGACTTCGCCGCGGGCGGGCCGTAAAGGACCCTGCGAACCAGCGCGTTCTAAATGTCGCCGCACCGCCGTTCGCCGCGCCTGTCGTGGTCGTGGTGAAGGCGACGCCACACCGGAACGCCCCCAGACGTCCCCCACGCGCTGCCGCGGAAGGCGGGTGGTT includes:
- a CDS encoding sugar phosphate isomerase/epimerase family protein; the protein is MRLANWLRALVALTAIVAPGRAEAQGVRLRYGVASFGEVEPLRDAATIAACGYDYIEPGLAKTLALPDPDRQEQLRRLSATGLRVETMNWFLPGADIKLTGPTADQARVNDFLERSLALAEQLGVKVIVFGSPGARSFPEGFPRERAWDQLKAFLRTAGDIIEARRYGMVIGIEPLRKPESNIVNTVAEAARLAREVNHPKVRIIVDFYHLTFENEDPDAILDAKDLIVHLQIAEPSARGFPRQEAGEARYRRFFDNLLKIGYQGRLSIEANSSDVAGDCGPALKFLKEMAAAAR
- a CDS encoding phospholipase D-like domain-containing protein translates to MRSKSAMVDGFQVFAVTGVNTISFAIAADAPARAGLLGFAVERADPTENERFFMFGFKVFKSLVPQPDETLKVSTFQHPVQSLVWDDFTAKPDRDYTYTFYPLRGKPKNIDRSATPISITVHTEPLFSTNEHDIFFNRGVASSQAYVRQFGNKKPDDPTLSREEQERAFQWLTRELDEAILRFIRAAQAGDALRCCFYEFRYLPVAQELKKAIDRGVDVQIICDGKDNGLPARDGNPAVAPFPRQDNLATIKKAELPKTSIVLREARPNVISHNKFMVLVKGPGSTATEVWTGSTNLSLGGISGQTNVGHWIRNQDVARQYLAYWDVMSEDLGAPKGVSGASAAGKAKNAELLDRVEGLAPVPTSLAGIPSGVTPVFSPRRGSAVLKNYIELVDAAERFSAVTLAFGVNRKFKDALKDNTIKSPLLFLLLEKEDVPNPQSTSEFVRLKAANNIYQAFGAFIRNPVYQWARETNARALSLNSHVVYIHSKFLLRDPLGADPIVVTGSANFSDASTNDNDENMILIRGDLRVADIYFTEFNRLFNHYYFRAVMELVLRNRPNANQDASLFLAEDDSWTQKYKPGTLRSKRVEVFTHMAIPGV
- a CDS encoding PadR family transcriptional regulator, with the protein product MRTIALEPLHGWAIAQRIQQISDDLLRVQQGSLYPALHRLEHQGWITAEWGASENNRRARFYALTKAGRKQLEAKSRSGSACRPASTSSCNGRSRARPFALPVPARGATARRQPSPSGTSALARSHRPRQMNWPRC
- a CDS encoding ThuA domain-containing protein translates to MGVQRDTIHQGSCDGDQLIGGYFDEHPWGTFDAPVIVEDPAFPGVKQWPSAFTISDEIYQIKNFSRTTTRVLVRLDPSKLDLNNPRVYRTDADFAVTWARMYGQGRVFYSTLGHVEANWDRPEMQTMIAEAIMRRASLSVGARMNFSATAPPTP
- a CDS encoding arabinan endo-1,5-alpha-L-arabinosidase, whose protein sequence is MTHLPQCFSALSLLLCVPAIALAQPREGLLTGAPDPTAVATKNQAGETVYYVAATGRGVQLLRSTDLVRWEPAGRVFEQAVPDWAQREVPGTQGIWAPDLSYHDGLYYLYYSVSTFGSQRSVIGLAVNRTLDSASPDYKWQDRGKVLESSADTSDFNAIDPALLVDEQDRWLLFWGSHWSGLKMVEVDPATGKPRPGAKVQPVAARPDTKSHAIEAPFVIFHGGYYYLFVSWDGCCDGAKSTYKVTVGRSRTATGPYVDAAGKPMLEGGGTLVLQSDERWRGPGHNGVVTSGALQYMVHHTYDMQNLEAQRILQVRPLTWTGDGWPRVGQPVAQP
- a CDS encoding dodecin family protein, producing the protein MSVAKVSEISATSLKSFEDAIQLGIARASKTLRNVRGAWIKEQHVRCDSGKVVEYQVNMMVTFVLDD